From Chloracidobacterium sp. N, the proteins below share one genomic window:
- a CDS encoding two-component regulator propeller domain-containing protein, whose amino-acid sequence MLVESGGIPLPMVYCQPVRRRWCFSRWYVLCFWWLLCAIPAAALDPHKTVTQYGRDIFQEGLPQQSVHAILQTRDGYLWLATYEGVARFNGFSFTVFDRRNTPAIKNNSVWSLCEDRAGTLWMGTLGGGLLRYRDGVFTALTKADGLAGDFVYALCEGPDGTLWVGTNQGLSRFHQGRWEICPAERPFKILALGFDRTGMLWVGTEGAGLHRVVGGQLARFTVDEAPAGDTVTAIRETSDGILWLAFYGVGLVARREGQTTLYAERQGLPSRLVWTLWEDRDRVLWIGTDGGGVARLYQGRFETFTARDGLTQDFVRSLSEDREGSLWLGTNAGLTRLRDTRVTVFGAPQGLPAESVRSVCEDQAGRLWIGTDGGGVCVLDGRQTTVYGKAQGLTNEAVRSVYPDRGGGVWVGTNGGGVVLIENGRIVARYDKSRGLSSDAVYALCQDDTGALWIGTYGGGLNRLQAGRIEPFTVENGLPDNIVRCLLPRRAGGVWIGTQGGLSLWHAGRFTHYGMAEGLLNNTVFTLHEDPDGTLWIGTEGGLSRLRRGQITSLTSRVGLYDDKIFHILDDAEGGFWMSCNRGIFCLRRDDVEAVLDGRRPALESTRVYGIPDGMRTRQCNGASSPAGWATRRGELWFPTARGAVRIIPRELVSNPLPPPVWIERVVVNGVPCIDVPTAEGQGTFAQDEGRVEFDCAGLSFLIPDRVRFRFRLEGYDANWVDVGDRRTAFYTNLSAGRYVFRVQACNNDDVWNEVGAAYSFYLYPPLWRRWWMLTLYGLVVVGAVYGGVRWRLGILERRAAQLEAVVQARTAEVVRQRDEIAMQQAEMLDSIRYAERIQRSMLMYRERMAAVLEEHFIVFLPKDIVSGDFYWFDQVGEDEDVIVAVADCTGHGVPGALLAMAGSILLTQIVRGEGITDPAAILERLDASLLETLQVHGHRETAASVETLDGLEMTLCHISLRHRQVTFAGAGRPLYYAVAGEGPEENGLIRQLSGNRRAIGGFSRRHRETFRNHGLSFDRGLVLYLTSDGFADQPGGAQGRRYSTRVLRQQLGRLYHRPLAEQKAQLLALLQDYQNGLPQRDDITVLGIRLGDWD is encoded by the coding sequence ATGTTGGTTGAATCTGGAGGCATTCCACTACCGATGGTGTACTGCCAACCGGTGCGCCGTCGGTGGTGCTTCAGCCGCTGGTATGTCCTGTGTTTCTGGTGGCTGTTGTGCGCCATACCGGCTGCGGCGCTGGACCCGCACAAGACGGTCACGCAGTATGGACGGGACATCTTCCAGGAGGGACTCCCCCAGCAGAGCGTCCACGCCATTCTGCAGACCCGGGATGGCTACCTGTGGTTGGCCACGTATGAGGGCGTGGCCCGCTTCAACGGGTTCAGCTTCACGGTTTTTGACCGGCGGAACACGCCGGCCATCAAAAACAACAGTGTGTGGTCCCTGTGTGAAGACCGCGCCGGCACGCTGTGGATGGGCACGCTCGGCGGCGGACTGCTCCGCTACCGGGACGGCGTATTTACAGCCCTCACGAAAGCCGACGGACTGGCCGGTGACTTTGTTTATGCCCTGTGCGAAGGCCCGGATGGTACGCTCTGGGTCGGAACGAACCAGGGCCTGAGCCGTTTTCACCAGGGCCGCTGGGAAATCTGCCCGGCCGAGCGCCCCTTCAAAATCCTGGCGCTCGGCTTTGACCGCACCGGTATGCTGTGGGTCGGAACGGAGGGCGCCGGGCTCCATCGCGTGGTGGGCGGGCAGCTTGCGCGTTTTACCGTGGACGAAGCTCCTGCCGGGGATACCGTCACCGCCATCCGGGAGACTTCGGACGGCATCCTGTGGCTCGCCTTCTATGGGGTGGGGCTGGTGGCCCGCCGGGAGGGGCAGACCACACTGTATGCCGAGCGGCAGGGGCTGCCCAGCCGGCTGGTCTGGACGTTGTGGGAAGACCGTGACCGCGTTCTGTGGATTGGCACCGATGGCGGCGGCGTCGCCCGTCTGTACCAGGGACGTTTTGAGACTTTCACGGCGCGCGACGGACTGACCCAGGACTTCGTGCGTTCGCTTTCCGAAGACCGTGAGGGAAGCCTCTGGCTTGGCACGAATGCCGGGTTGACGCGCTTGAGGGATACAAGGGTAACGGTCTTTGGCGCGCCACAGGGGTTGCCGGCCGAGAGTGTCCGCAGTGTGTGCGAAGACCAGGCCGGGCGGCTCTGGATCGGGACGGATGGCGGCGGGGTGTGTGTGCTCGACGGTCGCCAGACGACGGTGTACGGCAAGGCGCAGGGATTGACCAACGAGGCCGTCCGGTCGGTGTACCCGGACCGGGGTGGTGGCGTCTGGGTTGGCACCAATGGCGGTGGGGTGGTGCTCATCGAGAACGGCAGGATCGTGGCGCGCTATGACAAATCACGTGGACTTTCCAGCGACGCAGTCTATGCCCTGTGTCAGGACGACACCGGCGCCCTGTGGATTGGCACTTACGGCGGCGGTTTGAACCGTCTCCAGGCGGGACGGATTGAGCCGTTTACGGTCGAGAATGGGCTGCCAGACAACATCGTGCGCTGCCTGTTGCCCCGGCGGGCAGGTGGCGTCTGGATCGGTACGCAGGGTGGGTTGTCGCTCTGGCACGCCGGACGGTTTACCCACTACGGGATGGCAGAAGGGCTGCTCAACAACACGGTGTTTACCCTTCACGAGGACCCCGACGGCACGCTCTGGATTGGGACGGAAGGTGGGTTGAGCCGTTTGCGGCGTGGGCAAATCACCTCCCTCACCAGTCGGGTCGGGCTGTATGACGACAAGATATTTCACATCCTGGACGACGCCGAAGGTGGTTTCTGGATGAGCTGCAACCGGGGGATTTTTTGTCTCCGCCGTGACGATGTTGAAGCCGTTCTGGACGGCCGCCGTCCGGCATTGGAGTCCACCAGGGTGTATGGGATTCCCGATGGCATGAGGACGCGCCAGTGCAATGGGGCTTCCTCTCCGGCCGGCTGGGCGACCCGCCGTGGGGAACTGTGGTTTCCGACCGCGCGTGGCGCGGTACGGATCATCCCCCGTGAACTGGTTTCCAACCCACTTCCGCCGCCGGTCTGGATTGAGCGCGTGGTGGTCAACGGTGTCCCGTGCATTGATGTGCCCACGGCCGAGGGGCAGGGCACCTTTGCGCAGGATGAAGGGCGGGTGGAGTTCGACTGCGCCGGCCTGAGTTTTCTCATTCCGGACCGCGTCCGGTTTCGCTTCCGGCTGGAGGGCTACGATGCCAACTGGGTGGATGTCGGCGACCGCCGGACGGCCTTCTACACCAACCTTTCGGCCGGGCGGTATGTGTTTCGTGTTCAGGCCTGCAACAACGATGACGTCTGGAATGAGGTCGGCGCAGCGTACAGCTTCTATCTCTACCCTCCACTCTGGCGGCGGTGGTGGATGCTCACGCTCTACGGATTGGTTGTCGTCGGAGCGGTGTATGGCGGTGTGCGGTGGCGGCTGGGGATTCTGGAGCGGCGCGCCGCGCAGCTCGAAGCGGTTGTCCAGGCGCGGACGGCGGAGGTCGTCCGGCAACGCGATGAGATCGCCATGCAGCAGGCGGAGATGCTCGACAGCATCCGTTACGCCGAGCGCATTCAGCGTTCCATGCTGATGTACCGGGAGCGGATGGCAGCCGTTCTGGAAGAGCATTTCATTGTGTTTTTGCCCAAGGACATCGTATCGGGTGACTTTTACTGGTTCGATCAGGTGGGGGAAGATGAAGACGTGATAGTGGCGGTCGCCGACTGCACCGGGCATGGTGTGCCGGGGGCGCTGCTGGCGATGGCCGGCAGCATCCTGCTGACCCAAATCGTACGCGGGGAGGGCATCACCGATCCGGCGGCCATCCTCGAACGGCTGGATGCCAGTTTGCTGGAGACCCTTCAGGTGCACGGGCACCGGGAGACGGCGGCATCCGTGGAAACGCTGGATGGTTTGGAGATGACGCTGTGCCACATCAGCCTCCGGCACCGGCAGGTGACCTTTGCCGGCGCCGGGCGACCGCTCTACTACGCCGTGGCCGGTGAAGGACCGGAAGAGAATGGGCTCATCCGCCAGTTGTCGGGCAACCGACGTGCCATTGGTGGTTTCAGTCGCCGCCACCGGGAGACGTTCCGCAACCATGGACTGTCCTTTGACCGGGGGCTGGTTCTGTATCTGACTTCCGATGGGTTTGCCGATCAGCCGGGGGGAGCACAGGGCCGCCGATACAGCACGCGGGTTCTGCGTCAGCAGCTTGGCCGGTTGTATCACCGGCCCCTGGCTGAGCAGAAGGCGCAGTTGCTCGCCCTGTTGCAGGACTACCAGAACGGGCTGCCGCAGCGGGATGACATCACTGTGCTGGGCATCCGTCTGGGCGACTGGGATTGA
- a CDS encoding amino acid transporter, whose protein sequence is MLRTIVRFRAWFLEGARDRTLSAAKARVHTHPTKPWWQVMCLTGVDYFSTLAYQPYIAFLAVGALAPVATLFLVALTLFGAVPMYWRVARESPNGQGSIAMLEQLLPGWRGKTFVLCLLGFAATDFVITITLSAADAAEHLIENPFAPHWLDHRLLLTFFLLVLLGAIFLKGFAEAIYIAVALVIAFMGLNVIVIGRGLYEIITHPEVFPRWQQALAAGASHGNVWLIFVLSLLAFPKLALGLSGFETGVTVMPLIKGDLTDTPDNPAGRIRNAKKLLLTAAVIMSLALIGSSLVTTLLIPPSALEPNGKAAGRALAYLAHEFFGVGFGTLYDLTTAAILWYAGASAMAGLLNLIPRYLPRYGMAPEWARANRPLVVVITGVTLFVTWFFDASIEAQGDAYATGVLMLMLSASIAVVISARRDGGWTYAGFIAIALVFTYTTLENIRERPTGLKVCLAFILSLIFVSLVSRALRATELRTKRVVLDDKARKFLHEAVRNNMLRIAANRPQTGTEREYARKRAELKRVHRINHDEPVLFFEVQIVNPSEFNDEVLEVHGVTVGKHRILRCDSPAVPNAIAAFLLHAQKETGVIPDVYFGWTEGSPIGYAFKYLFLGEGDTAPVVHEVLRKAVDNPEKRPCVHVG, encoded by the coding sequence ATGTTACGCACCATTGTTCGGTTCAGGGCCTGGTTTCTGGAAGGCGCACGTGATCGGACGCTTTCCGCTGCCAAGGCCCGCGTCCACACCCATCCCACCAAGCCCTGGTGGCAGGTGATGTGTCTGACCGGTGTGGATTACTTCTCGACTCTGGCGTATCAGCCCTACATCGCTTTTCTGGCCGTGGGCGCGCTGGCACCCGTCGCCACGCTGTTTCTGGTGGCGCTGACCCTGTTCGGGGCGGTGCCCATGTACTGGCGTGTGGCCCGCGAAAGCCCGAATGGGCAGGGCAGCATCGCCATGCTCGAACAACTGCTGCCGGGATGGCGGGGAAAGACCTTCGTTTTGTGTCTGCTGGGTTTTGCCGCCACGGATTTCGTCATCACCATCACGCTTTCGGCGGCCGATGCCGCCGAGCACCTGATTGAAAATCCCTTCGCTCCGCATTGGCTCGACCACCGGTTGCTGCTGACCTTTTTCCTGCTCGTCCTGCTGGGCGCCATTTTTCTCAAGGGCTTTGCCGAAGCCATCTACATTGCCGTCGCCTTGGTCATTGCCTTCATGGGGCTGAATGTCATCGTCATCGGCCGGGGGCTGTACGAAATCATCACCCACCCGGAGGTGTTTCCCCGCTGGCAGCAGGCATTGGCGGCGGGTGCTTCCCACGGCAATGTGTGGCTGATTTTCGTGCTGTCACTGCTGGCTTTCCCTAAACTGGCACTTGGTCTGTCCGGTTTTGAAACCGGTGTGACCGTCATGCCCCTCATCAAGGGCGATCTGACCGACACGCCCGACAACCCGGCCGGGCGCATCCGCAATGCGAAAAAGCTGTTGCTGACGGCGGCGGTCATCATGTCGCTGGCGCTCATTGGCAGTTCGCTCGTGACGACCCTGCTCATCCCGCCGTCCGCGCTCGAACCGAACGGCAAGGCGGCCGGGCGCGCGCTGGCCTATCTGGCGCACGAGTTTTTCGGCGTCGGTTTTGGGACGCTCTACGACCTGACGACAGCGGCCATTCTGTGGTACGCCGGCGCTTCCGCCATGGCCGGGCTGCTGAATCTCATCCCGCGCTACCTGCCGCGCTACGGCATGGCCCCGGAGTGGGCGCGGGCGAATCGTCCGCTGGTGGTGGTCATCACGGGCGTGACGCTGTTCGTTACCTGGTTTTTCGACGCCAGCATCGAAGCCCAGGGCGACGCCTATGCCACCGGCGTGCTCATGCTGATGCTGTCGGCCTCGATTGCCGTCGTCATCTCGGCCCGCCGCGATGGGGGCTGGACGTACGCCGGTTTCATTGCCATTGCGCTGGTGTTTACCTACACGACGCTCGAAAACATCCGCGAACGCCCGACGGGGCTGAAGGTCTGCCTGGCGTTCATTCTGTCGCTCATCTTTGTTTCGCTGGTTTCGCGGGCGCTGCGGGCGACGGAGTTGCGGACGAAGCGCGTCGTTCTGGATGACAAAGCCCGGAAGTTTCTGCACGAAGCCGTCCGCAACAACATGCTCCGTATTGCCGCCAACCGTCCCCAGACCGGCACCGAGCGGGAATATGCCCGCAAACGCGCTGAACTCAAGCGGGTGCACCGCATCAACCACGACGAACCGGTGCTGTTTTTCGAGGTGCAGATTGTCAATCCCTCCGAGTTCAACGATGAGGTGCTCGAAGTCCACGGGGTGACGGTGGGGAAGCATCGTATCCTGCGCTGTGACAGCCCGGCCGTGCCCAATGCCATTGCGGCCTTTCTGCTCCATGCCCAGAAGGAAACCGGCGTGATTCCCGACGTGTACTTTGGGTGGACGGAAGGCAGTCCGATTGGCTACGCCTTCAAGTATCTGTTTCTGGGCGAAGGCGACACGGCTCCGGTGGTTCACGAGGTGCTGCGCAAAGCGGTTGATAACCCGGAAAAACGCCCCTGTGTCCATGTTGGTTGA
- a CDS encoding ABC transporter permease has product MLFALRMFWREMRATWRQMVFFLVCLAVGTGLVITLRSAIQNLRVALVRQSRGFLAADVEVRLPYGRLAVLRPRLDAVLTTFPDAARTDAIELATGVVADSEEATRVLVRAVDERYPLDGQILLESGTYHYDLLTGRGIIVAASLLDRLDTAVGKPLKIGSQTFTIRGTFRREDTPTAIGASPLVLMSAADMKTTGLLTPDARATYAVRLRVGDRPDRIADLARALRQELPTNSGASVETARAREARVSAPLDETENFFGLVGIAVTMLGGVGIASVTYTIIGQRIRAIAVLKCLGASSSLVFGVYTLQMAMLGLLGSACGWGLAALSVRGLGPKAAGQFPFPVVFELTWSAIGQGFGIGLIVALAFSVVPLAGVRNVKPNLLLRSRVEPLALPLRWALPVGLLALGALYALFLWQAGSFRLGNTVFQTMAVTLLVLYAVSWVVIRLASLGRHVPLFTLRQGLAALRRPGNQAAVIVMTVGVGLFFALTVRLVERNLLYSVNLAAAENLPNLLLLNVLPSQTDRVGAVVEQHLQTRPTFIPLISARITAINGRRIDFAAIREAGRRAAVDREFRLTYRAELDAGETVVEGKWWAPTPSDTLELSLETFLQNNLGVRVGDRLTLDIQGREVTGIVSSIRRIEPRRSQQFFAIVARPGKVLEQAPQTFLGTVKTDVLDRSPDAYRRLTAAVTRVSPNVLVALTSEFLKTVRTILEGLQSALTTIGSLVVFSGVAMLIGAVTLTRYQRQYETALLKTLGARFVTLIGLTLIEYGALAVAAVIIGGGGALGASWYITRYVLRSEWLPFWEDWLIGAGGTFLLVLLVGGVASWDILRKKPLGILRSGD; this is encoded by the coding sequence ATGTTGTTTGCCCTGCGTATGTTCTGGCGCGAGATGCGGGCCACCTGGCGTCAGATGGTCTTTTTCCTCGTCTGCCTGGCTGTGGGGACAGGGCTGGTCATCACCCTCCGCTCGGCCATTCAGAACCTGCGCGTGGCGCTCGTCCGGCAGTCCCGTGGCTTTCTGGCGGCCGATGTGGAAGTCCGGCTGCCTTACGGGCGGCTGGCCGTGCTGCGCCCCCGTCTGGATGCCGTCCTGACCACCTTTCCCGATGCCGCCCGCACCGATGCCATCGAGCTGGCGACGGGCGTCGTGGCGGACAGCGAAGAAGCAACGCGCGTGCTCGTGCGCGCCGTGGATGAACGCTATCCGCTCGATGGGCAAATCCTGCTGGAAAGCGGAACGTACCACTATGACCTGCTGACCGGGCGGGGGATTATCGTGGCGGCATCCCTGCTGGACCGCCTGGATACCGCCGTGGGAAAGCCGCTGAAGATTGGCAGCCAGACATTCACCATTCGCGGCACCTTCCGCCGCGAGGATACGCCGACGGCCATCGGCGCGTCACCGCTGGTCCTGATGTCGGCGGCCGATATGAAGACGACGGGGCTGCTGACGCCTGATGCACGCGCCACCTATGCCGTACGGTTGCGCGTTGGCGACCGTCCCGACCGCATCGCCGACCTGGCCCGCGCTCTGCGCCAGGAACTGCCGACGAACAGCGGGGCGTCGGTCGAGACCGCCCGCGCCCGTGAAGCCCGTGTGTCCGCGCCGCTGGACGAAACCGAAAACTTTTTCGGACTGGTCGGCATTGCCGTCACGATGCTGGGCGGCGTCGGTATCGCCAGTGTCACCTACACCATCATCGGTCAGCGCATCCGCGCCATTGCCGTCCTCAAGTGTCTGGGCGCTTCCAGTTCTCTCGTGTTTGGCGTCTATACCCTCCAGATGGCCATGCTGGGGCTGCTGGGCAGCGCCTGCGGCTGGGGACTGGCGGCGTTGTCCGTCCGGGGGCTGGGGCCGAAGGCCGCCGGACAGTTCCCCTTCCCGGTGGTGTTCGAGCTGACCTGGTCCGCCATCGGGCAGGGCTTTGGCATCGGACTCATCGTGGCGCTGGCCTTTTCGGTCGTCCCGCTGGCCGGTGTGCGCAATGTCAAGCCCAATCTGCTCCTCCGCAGTCGGGTCGAACCGCTGGCACTGCCGCTGCGCTGGGCGCTCCCGGTTGGACTGCTCGCGCTGGGCGCGCTGTATGCGCTGTTTCTCTGGCAGGCGGGGTCGTTCCGTCTGGGCAACACCGTGTTCCAGACCATGGCCGTGACCCTGCTGGTGCTCTATGCCGTCAGTTGGGTGGTCATCCGTCTGGCGAGCCTGGGGCGGCACGTGCCCTTGTTCACCCTCCGGCAGGGATTGGCGGCGCTGCGCCGGCCCGGCAACCAGGCCGCCGTGATTGTGATGACGGTCGGCGTGGGGCTGTTCTTTGCCCTGACCGTGCGCCTGGTGGAGCGCAATCTGCTCTACAGCGTCAATCTGGCCGCCGCCGAAAACCTCCCGAACCTGTTGTTGCTCAACGTCCTGCCCTCCCAGACCGACCGGGTCGGGGCTGTTGTGGAACAGCATCTGCAGACACGCCCTACGTTCATCCCGCTCATCTCGGCACGGATTACCGCCATCAACGGCCGGCGGATTGACTTCGCCGCCATCCGGGAAGCCGGACGGCGGGCGGCCGTTGACCGTGAGTTTCGCCTGACCTACCGGGCCGAACTCGATGCCGGGGAAACCGTCGTGGAAGGGAAGTGGTGGGCCCCCACGCCCTCGGACACCCTGGAGCTGTCGCTGGAGACCTTTCTGCAAAACAATCTCGGTGTGCGTGTCGGCGACCGCCTGACGCTTGACATCCAGGGGCGGGAAGTGACCGGCATCGTGAGCAGTATCCGGCGCATCGAGCCGCGCCGCAGCCAGCAGTTTTTTGCCATTGTGGCCCGGCCGGGGAAGGTTCTGGAGCAAGCGCCACAGACCTTCCTGGGAACGGTCAAAACGGATGTCCTTGACCGCTCGCCCGACGCCTACCGCAGGCTGACGGCAGCGGTCACCAGGGTGTCTCCCAACGTTCTGGTCGCGCTGACGAGTGAGTTCCTGAAAACGGTGCGCACGATTCTGGAGGGGCTTCAATCGGCGCTGACCACAATTGGCAGCCTGGTTGTATTCAGCGGCGTGGCCATGCTCATCGGGGCTGTGACCCTGACCCGCTATCAGCGGCAGTATGAAACCGCCCTGCTCAAAACCCTTGGGGCGCGTTTCGTGACGCTCATCGGGCTGACCCTCATCGAATACGGTGCGCTGGCTGTGGCCGCCGTCATCATCGGCGGCGGCGGCGCGCTGGGGGCAAGCTGGTACATCACCCGCTACGTCCTGCGCAGCGAATGGCTTCCGTTCTGGGAAGACTGGCTCATTGGTGCCGGGGGAACGTTTCTGCTCGTCCTTCTGGTGGGGGGCGTGGCCAGTTGGGACATCCTCCGCAAAAAACCACTCGGCATCCTGCGCAGCGGAGACTAG
- a CDS encoding DUF1698 domain-containing protein gives MLETDVARRLIAAHHWHHDFEVLPDVRTHGTYNPEGLWLELELPEDLTGIRLADVGASNGYFSFRAHRQGASVVAFDYRHRDNSGFALLSMIQGVDIPHHQVNVLDASLGGYGPFDIVLMLGLLYHTADPYRALSNGAALASHRLLIESYCIDSELPEALRSEPVMRFLPDPERFPDRGQPNADASNFWGFTSVCLKMMVEDVGFAVDRLRVREQRVLLDAHRVGGEERRQRLAYRCLDHHPPAGDPSEPSSWTIF, from the coding sequence ATGCTGGAGACGGATGTTGCCCGGCGACTGATTGCGGCGCACCACTGGCACCACGATTTCGAGGTGCTCCCTGACGTTCGGACGCATGGCACGTACAACCCGGAGGGGCTGTGGCTGGAGTTGGAACTGCCGGAAGACCTGACCGGTATTCGCCTGGCGGATGTGGGCGCCTCGAACGGGTATTTCAGTTTCCGGGCGCATCGGCAGGGAGCCTCCGTCGTTGCGTTCGACTATCGCCACCGGGATAACTCCGGCTTTGCGCTGCTGTCCATGATTCAGGGCGTGGACATCCCACACCATCAGGTCAATGTTCTGGACGCTTCGCTGGGCGGCTATGGGCCGTTTGACATCGTGCTTATGCTGGGGCTGCTCTACCACACGGCCGACCCTTACCGCGCTCTTTCCAACGGCGCGGCGCTGGCGTCGCATCGGCTTCTGATTGAGTCCTATTGCATAGATTCCGAGTTGCCGGAAGCCCTGCGGTCTGAGCCAGTGATGCGCTTTCTCCCAGACCCTGAACGGTTCCCGGACCGGGGACAGCCGAATGCAGACGCAAGCAACTTCTGGGGATTTACTTCCGTGTGCCTGAAAATGATGGTTGAGGACGTGGGCTTTGCCGTTGATCGGTTGCGGGTCCGGGAGCAGCGGGTGCTGCTCGATGCGCACCGGGTGGGCGGTGAGGAGCGCCGCCAGCGCCTTGCCTACCGTTGCCTGGACCATCATCCTCCGGCTGGCGATCCCTCCGAGCCGTCTTCCTGGACGATTTTCTAG
- the proC gene encoding pyrroline-5-carboxylate reductase: MLYDKKIAILGVGKLGEALVSGLVRRADVERTNLIGSVARQASMARVDLRLGIPVTTDNAAAVAGRDIVILAVKPQNMTAVLESIAPAVSASQLFISVAASVSTSFIEERLPVPAAVIRAMPNTPALLNEGMSVLCAGRRATPEHQRLAEEIFSAVGRTAFLEEKLMDAVTGLSGSGPAYIYVVLEALSEAGVKLGIPRDISTLLAAQTMLGAAKLALETGQHPALLRDSVTTPAGCTVDGLLELEEGKLRVTLIKAVVRAAERARELVNS; the protein is encoded by the coding sequence ATGCTCTACGACAAAAAAATTGCCATTCTCGGCGTCGGCAAACTGGGTGAGGCGCTGGTTTCAGGACTCGTCCGCCGGGCAGATGTCGAGCGTACCAACCTCATTGGCTCCGTAGCCCGCCAGGCTTCGATGGCGCGCGTGGATTTGCGGCTTGGCATCCCGGTCACGACCGACAATGCTGCGGCCGTCGCCGGGCGCGACATTGTCATTCTGGCCGTCAAACCCCAGAACATGACGGCCGTTCTCGAAAGCATTGCCCCGGCCGTTTCCGCGTCACAACTTTTCATCAGCGTGGCGGCATCGGTCAGTACGTCCTTCATTGAAGAGCGTCTGCCGGTGCCGGCGGCCGTCATCCGCGCCATGCCCAATACGCCGGCGCTGCTCAACGAGGGCATGTCCGTCCTGTGCGCCGGACGCCGCGCCACACCGGAGCATCAGCGGTTAGCTGAAGAAATTTTCAGCGCCGTCGGGCGCACCGCCTTTCTCGAAGAAAAGCTCATGGATGCGGTTACGGGTCTGTCGGGAAGTGGCCCGGCCTACATCTACGTGGTGCTCGAAGCCCTGTCGGAAGCCGGCGTCAAGCTCGGCATTCCGCGTGACATTTCGACCCTGCTGGCGGCGCAGACCATGCTCGGCGCAGCGAAGCTGGCGCTTGAAACCGGACAGCACCCGGCACTGCTGCGGGACAGCGTCACAACACCGGCCGGCTGTACCGTGGACGGGCTGCTTGAACTCGAAGAGGGCAAGCTGCGCGTCACGCTCATCAAAGCTGTGGTGCGCGCTGCTGAGCGGGCCCGGGAACTTGTCAACAGCTAA